One part of the Aspergillus luchuensis IFO 4308 DNA, chromosome 5, nearly complete sequence genome encodes these proteins:
- a CDS encoding uncharacterized protein (COG:S;~EggNog:ENOG410PXKF;~TransMembrane:1 (o110-126i)): protein MDSLTEAMRSTRLSDDPQELEQLLFTPLANSGLGANAFNNIPHYLFRVVSPCSDGETNEKWVRSEAAKQNISSSVEDIFFSLNREKCITIARTLNLHLRWWPKDDLEDNFVSWTSSLLFAIQYIYYRHQSKRDGSSLKDIRLYAIDTTKFPCGTFIRDLDLIEAFWQFDNHPSGKDLGALRSLRNDSKHYFGEYLSQGSLKIANKHQMIPATSLFADNLLQRLQPQFAGIIGTKSGKQNPDWVKEVLRLRRSIWTGNKLDRLSSAEMLGRLEALKELADLFQPGWRFPLAIYFASLISSESVTEDHETGNDNIFFAWFRLNLLYEDRISKPSNCKVIAPDTMPELQRVKEIVREIQKDSQLRQALDLVERAEARIRHLHIQNVFSTHGSAFLVVDRNEVLARAGQTVLSRLETIHMLSEEIIQAISSEQV, encoded by the exons ATGGACAGCTTGACTGAGGCGATGAGAAGCACTCGCTTGAGTGATGACCCTCAAGAGCTCGAGCAGCTTCTTTTCACTCCTTTGGCAAATAGTGGTTTAGGGGCAAATGCCTTCAACAATATTCCTCATTATCTCTTTCGTGTCGTCTCCCCTTGCTCCGATGGCGAAACAAATGAAAAATGGGTGCGTTCAGAGGCGGCCAAGCAAAATATCAGCTCCTCCGTGGAAGACATTTTCTTCAGCCTAAATCGTGAGAAGTGCATAACGATAGCCCGTACACTCAACTTACATCTTCGATGGTGGCCAAAGGATGATTTGGAAGACAATTTTGTGTCGTGGACAAGCTCGTTACTCTTCGCGATTCAGTACATCTACTACCGACATCAGAGTAAAAGAGACGGATCGAGTTTGAAAGATATCAGATTGTACGCCATAGATACAACGAAGTTCCCTTGTGGAACTTTTATTCGAGACCTGGATCTAATTGAAGCTTTCTGGCAATTCGATAATCACCCCTCTGGAAAGGACCTGGGGGCGTTACGGTCATTGCGAAACGACTCCAAGCATTACTTCGGGGAATATCTCTCTCAAGGATCTTTGAAGATTGCCAATAAACATCAAATGATACCCGCCACATCGCTGTTTGCGGATAATCTCTTGCAACGCTTGCAGCCTCAATTTGCTGGGATTATAGGCACTAAATCTGGGAAACAAAATCCAGACTGGGTGAAAGAAGTTCTTCGTCTCCGCAGAAGCATCTGGACTGGCAATAAGCTAGACCGATTGTCGTCAGCGGAAATGCTAGGTCGTTTAGAGGCTCTTAAAGAACTTGCAGACCTCTTTCAGCCGGGCTGGAGATTTCCGCTTGCTATTTACTTCGCATCGCTAATCAGCTCTGAATCAGTAACAGAAGACCACGAAACGGGAAATGACAATATTTTCTTCGCGTGGTTTCGCTTAAATTTGCTCTACG AAGATCGAATTTCTAAGCCTTCGAATTGTAAGGTTATCGCGCCAGACACAATGCCTGAACTGCAGCGAGTCAAAGAAATCGTTCGTGAAATTCAGAAAGACTCCCAGCTGAGACAAGCCTTAG ATCTTGTCGAAAGGGCCGAGGCAAGAATTCGCCATTTGCACATACAAAATGTTTTCTCAACGCACGGAAGCGCATTCCTTGTAGTCGATAGAAACGAGGTGTTGGCGCGAGCTGGCCAAACCGTCCTGTCTAGGCTTGAGACGATTCATATGCTTAGTGAAGAAATTATCCAGGCGATTTCTTCAGAGCAGGTATAA
- a CDS encoding uncharacterized protein (COG:S;~EggNog:ENOG410Q07T), whose amino-acid sequence MAPRWPQVNDGPEHINEHATYLRKACNQLQAVGRGRQNQVPWNIVQPYLASTLALIGKVLRHAMDEILQHVQDAAKCTQNIQKDITVIRKCSRNGGSIKEC is encoded by the coding sequence ATGGCGCCTAGGTGGCCACAGGTGAACGATGGCCCCGAACACATCAACGAGCACGCCACGTACCTCAGAAAAGCATGCAACCAGTTGCAAGCGGTGGGTAGAGGAAGGCAGAACCAGGTCCCATGGAATATAGTGCAACCATACTTGGCCTCGACCCTTGCGCTCATTGGCAAAGTCCTGCGGCATGCGATGGATGAGATCCTGCAGCACGTCCAGGACGCGGCCAAATGCACACAGAACATCCAGAAAGATATCACGGTCATTAGGAAGTGCTCCCGGAACGGAGGATCCATTAAAGAGTGTTAA
- a CDS encoding uncharacterized protein (COG:S;~EggNog:ENOG410PV1W), which translates to MRKRNRLTTFGEFIQHCHDLLWQPLRAEVRSRSTTGTIPPPTGKYCPLRLRPWTYCAARQRGIYASVCRYLQPTEVDARQLFTTVVALEDYGRRFARRPNSSEQDLETYERLAVEELSTKIPFFSFMSFKERAGVGLLAYDCGEGYSSAAPALGYQILGRLLD; encoded by the coding sequence ATGAGAAAACGCAACCGACTGACGACTTTTGGAGAGTTCATCCAACATTGCCATGATCTTCTATGGCAGCCGCTGAGGGCCGAAGTTCGTTCTCGCTCCACAACAGGcaccatcccccctcctACCGGGAAATACTGCCCCCTACGATTGCGCCCATGGACATATTGTGCAGCAAGACAGCGAGGAATTTACGCATCGGTTTGTCGCTACCTACAACCCACAGAAGTGGATGCACGGCAATTATTCACAACGGTTGTTGCATTAGAAGATTATGGCCGACGATTCGCGCGCCGACCGAATAGCAGCGAGCAGGATCTTGAGACGTATGAGCGGCTGGCTGTGGAAGAATTGAGCACTAAaatccccttcttctctttcatgtCATTCAAGGAGCGCGCGGGCGTGGGATTGCTAGCCTATGATTGTGGTGAGGGTTACAGTTCAGCAGCGCCTGCACTAGGGTACCAAATACTGGGGAGGCTTCTTGATTGA
- a CDS encoding uncharacterized protein (COG:S;~EggNog:ENOG410PKSA) — protein MREIEEQGRLREAAERREEEERQAREEAERREEEERQARENERQAREAAERREEEERKAREDAERRVQPNSLFRLLDRCHNSLSQAIRVEADATLTTQGDAADPVNRLYPKHIILSMIAQTRRKLRSRTA, from the exons ATGAGAGAG ATTGAAGAACAAGGAAGGCTGCGAGAAGCGGCAGAGCGccgcgaggaggaggagagacagGCGCGAGAAGAGGCAGAACgccgtgaggaggaagagagacaggCGCGAGAAAACGAGAGGCAAGCACGAGAAGCGGCAGAGCGccgtgaggaggaggagagaaaggcgCGAGAAGACGCTGAACGTCGAGTGCAACCCAACTCCCTGTTTCGCCTCCTCGATCGCTGCCACAATTCTCTCTCCCAAGCGATCCGAGTTGAGGCAGATGCCACCCTTACTACTCAGGGCGACGCGGCCGATCCAGTGAACCGACTCTACCCCAAGCACATCATCCTTTCTATGATCGCGCAAACCCGTCGGAAACTTCGCTCGAGGACAGCCTAG
- a CDS encoding uncharacterized protein (COG:S;~EggNog:ENOG410PKSA;~InterPro:IPR011009;~SECRETED:SignalP(1-20)), with amino-acid sequence MRLHRTAIGQVLAFTLQALSVEPPTQKWHDVAHDQLTTWKVEYLDVLREIPDTLRKDPPASDYRPSHWKPDRKIHNTRARARARCQPGASTPKHSSTEGSGSDQESLSPSAAAASRIRSSRGQGNHRQSTREGERTRAGRDHKQTSRQDGPSTRPYCTIACIRGLANREPLDKNCPNWELHGGRRHSIGQQEFRRQLHRQLARDRELGFEQLHVCGRTGYLIKATLLSRGYTVIMKATTVEKQHRLRTEVDNYHRLRNLQGQYIPVCLGDFKPRVAYWYHGKLMAQMMILSWSGTRLQHAIDDGNSHFFQQERDKALTVLRSRGVIHCDSEWRNMLWDDLSSRLAVIDLEDVKWLKRARALESVSANTRRTRCVRAVKYKPGLERVERVEIPQHGSTLSL; translated from the coding sequence ATGCGCCTCCACCGGACTGCCATCGGTCAGGTGCTTGCGTTCACGCTTCAAGCGCTGTCCGTCGAACCTCCGACTCAGAAATGGCACGATGTGGCACACGACCAGCTAACAACCTGGAAGGTCGAATATCTTGACGTGTTGAGAGAAATCCCCGACACTCTCCGTAAAGACCCGCCGGCGTCTGATTATCGGCCCTCTCACTGGAAACCGGATCGGAAAATACACAACACAcgcgctcgcgctcgcgCGCGTTGTCAACCGGGCGCATCGACACCGAAGCATTCGTCCACTgaaggcagcggcagtgatCAAGAATCACTTTCGCCATCCGCCGCAGCCGCGTCGCGCATCCGATCGAGCCGCGGCCAAGGCAACCACCGCCAATCAACCCGGGAAGGTGAAAGGACACGAGCCGGCCGAGACCATAAACAGACCTCTCGGCAAGACGGACCTTCTACGCGACCATACTGCACCATTGCGTGCATCCGCGGCTTGGCTAACCGAGAACCACTGGATAAGAATTGCCCCAACTGGGAACTTCACGGTGGTCGGAGACACTCCATCGGACAGCAGGAGTTCAGACGCCAGCTCCATCGTCAACTGGCCCGAGATCGGGAACTTGGATTCGAACAGCTGCACGTTTGTGGTCGGACAGGATATCTCATCAAAGCCACCCTCCTTTCCCGCGGATACACGGTGATCATGAAAGCAACGActgtggagaagcagcatcgCCTTCGAACGGAAGTGGACAATTATCACCGGCTCCGGAACTTGCAGGGACAATACAtccctgtctgtcttgggGACTTTAAGCCTCGCGTTGCATATTGGTACCACGGTAAGTTAatggcgcagatgatgatattgagcTGGTCTGGAACGCGGCTTCAGCATGCCATCGATGATGGGAACTCCCACTTCTTTCAGCAAGAGCGCGACAAAGCTCTGACCGTGCTTCGGTCGCGTGGAGTCATCCACTGCGACAGTGAGTGGCGTAATATGCTGTGGGATGACCTGAGTAGCCGCTTGGCTGTCATCGACCTGGAGGATGTGAAATGGTTGAAGCGCGCTAGGGCCCTTGAATCCGTCTCTGCGAATACACGGCGAACTCGCTGCGTCAGAGCGGTGAAATATAAACCCGGCTTGGAAAGGGTGGAAAGGGTGGAAATTCCGCAACACGGCAGCACCTTAAGCTTGTAA
- a CDS encoding uncharacterized protein (TransMembrane:1 (o89-106i)), whose translation MGVEAAAAYAVMLKDNMIPDAVGQRAARMLLVLNYEEMCQFPECYCPRPRRAAEQKKAYVMNCILHACVLEDPSKSDRDLIHNYLRQGRWLWVIASIVGLGFALICSEELMSTIRNVNITNNGVNALATHAFYARPGMVALLHSLETAVADLMSGKIPRSLCENITNESGILGQFNLSRMNEIDRVHLALQHDTGNWEPIDLEAAIHDVKKRLLASILGTHLAVKHDPPSDDPSSLKQTTSRGEAANVQWLSALGDRTILDPGIDDNLNYTTMPVNHFQNDDIAPFTGP comes from the exons ATGGGTGTTGAAGCCGCGGCTGCTTACGCTGTTATGCTCAAAGATAACATGATTCCAGATGCAGTGGGCCAGCGAGCCGCGCGGATGCTGCTGGTCCTGAATTATGAAGAAATGTGCCAATTCCCAGAGTGCTACTGTCCACGACCCCGACgagcagcagagcaaaagaaggCATATGTGATGAATTGCATTCTTCATGCATGTGTTCTAGAGGATCCCTCCAAGAGCGACCGTGACTTGATACACAATTACCTCAGACAAGGTAGATGGTTGTGGGTCATTGCTAGTATAGTCGGTCTGGGCTTCGCGCTAATATGTAGCGAGGAATTGATGTCTACCAT CAGAAACGTGAATATAACTAACAACGGTGTCAATGCCCTTGCCACACACGCCTTCTACGCACGACCGGGAATGGTAGCCTTGCTTCATTCTCTGGAAACAGCGGTGGCAGATCTGATGTCCGGGAAAATACCCAGAAGCCTATGTGAGAACATCACAAATGAGTCTGGCATATTAGGTCAATTCAATTTGTCCCGAATGAACGAAATCGATCGAGTTCATCTGGCCTTGCAACATGACACAGGGAACTGGGAGCCGATTGATTTGGAAGCCGCCATCCACGATGTGAAGAAGAGGCTATTGGCAAGCATCCTCGGGACACATCTTGCGGTAAAACATGACCCCCCGAGCGATGATCCGTCGTCTTTGAAGCAAACTACATCCAGAGGTGAAGCAGCCAATGTTCAGTGGCTGTCAGCTCTTGGTGATCGGACAATATTGGACCCTGGCATCGATGATAACCTCAACTATACCACTATGCCGGTAAACCACTTCCAGAACGACGATATAGCCCCGTTCACTGGCCCTTGA
- a CDS encoding uncharacterized protein (COG:S;~EggNog:ENOG410PQ6D) encodes MFNLLLAEGKYVFGSEAWLLMPQCSTGVHKELKSGSEAGWRRYIDGCVGTEPNEERKAY; translated from the coding sequence ATGTTTAATCTGTTGCTCGCGGAGGGGAAATACGTCTTTGGCTCCGAAGCGTGGCTTCTCATGCCCCAGTGCTCAACGGGCGTGCATAAAGAGCTGAAATCGGGGTCTGAGGCAGGGTGGCGGCGGTATATCGACGGCTGCGTGGGAACGGAGCCGAACGAGGAACGCAAGGCCTACTAG